The following proteins are co-located in the Sporolactobacillus pectinivorans genome:
- a CDS encoding dihydrolipoamide acetyltransferase family protein, with protein sequence MAYLFKLPDIGEGIHEGEILKWFVKPGDEVKEDDALAEVQNDKAVVEIPSPVNGKVLELNAEEGQTVEVGTVVVTLESDEGDEAPDLPEEGPAVEAKTEKYQDSPETGQTAAEKKVTSERAVIAMPSVRKYARNKGIDINSIHGSGKNGRVLREDIDLGLKSPSEQENETRPSVEEQSTVARVAVPAEFPETREKFIGIRRAIAKATTHSVQTAPHVTLMDDVDVDKLVAHRKLFKQEASERGIKLTYLPYIIKALVAALKAFPAINASLDEEHGEIVYKHYYNIGIATDTDTGLVVPVLKHAEAKSMYELAGEITGLAEKARLGKLAPEDMKGGTCTISNIGSEGGQWFTPVINQPESAILGVGRIAEKAIIRNGEIVAAPMLALSMSFDHRLIDGATAQRAMNKIKGLLNDPQRLILEG encoded by the coding sequence ATGGCCTATTTATTTAAATTGCCGGATATCGGCGAAGGAATCCATGAAGGCGAAATTTTGAAGTGGTTTGTCAAGCCGGGAGATGAGGTGAAGGAAGACGATGCGCTTGCTGAGGTTCAGAATGATAAGGCGGTAGTTGAAATTCCGTCACCGGTTAACGGAAAAGTTCTGGAGCTGAATGCGGAGGAAGGTCAGACAGTAGAAGTCGGAACCGTTGTTGTGACACTCGAATCGGATGAAGGCGACGAAGCTCCGGATCTGCCGGAAGAGGGGCCTGCGGTTGAAGCAAAGACCGAAAAATATCAGGATAGTCCGGAGACGGGCCAGACGGCTGCAGAGAAAAAGGTCACCTCTGAAAGGGCAGTCATTGCCATGCCTTCTGTTCGTAAATATGCCCGGAATAAGGGTATTGACATAAATTCCATACATGGATCAGGTAAAAACGGGCGTGTCCTCAGAGAAGACATCGACCTTGGTTTGAAAAGCCCCTCCGAGCAAGAAAATGAAACCCGTCCATCTGTCGAAGAACAATCAACTGTGGCCCGGGTTGCGGTTCCGGCTGAATTCCCTGAAACGCGTGAGAAGTTCATTGGCATTCGCCGGGCGATTGCCAAAGCTACGACCCACTCAGTACAAACCGCTCCGCATGTTACTTTGATGGACGATGTCGATGTGGATAAACTCGTGGCCCACAGAAAACTGTTTAAGCAGGAAGCGTCTGAACGGGGCATTAAGCTGACTTATCTGCCCTATATTATTAAGGCTTTGGTCGCTGCATTAAAGGCGTTCCCGGCCATTAACGCATCACTGGATGAAGAACACGGTGAAATTGTATATAAACATTATTACAATATCGGGATTGCTACAGATACGGACACGGGTCTGGTTGTTCCAGTATTGAAACACGCCGAGGCCAAATCGATGTATGAGCTGGCCGGAGAAATCACTGGACTGGCGGAAAAAGCCCGGCTCGGCAAACTGGCACCGGAAGATATGAAGGGCGGGACCTGCACGATTTCAAATATTGGTTCTGAGGGCGGCCAGTGGTTTACCCCTGTCATTAATCAGCCGGAATCAGCAATATTGGGAGTCGGCAGAATCGCGGAGAAAGCCATCATCCGCAATGGCGAAATCGTTGCTGCACCGATGCTTGCTCTGTCTATGAGCTTTGATCACCGGCTGATTGACGGTGCAACGGCTCAGAGGGCAATGAACAAAATAAAAGGGTTGTTAAACGATCCACAACGCCTTATTTTGGAGGGGTAA
- the lpdA gene encoding dihydrolipoyl dehydrogenase, with product MVVGEFTTEVDTIVLGAGPGGYVAAIRAAQLGQKVTVIEREYVGGVCLNVGCIPSKALISASHRYEQVKHSDAYGIKAENVSLDFLKVQEWKGQVVGRLTSGVKGLFKAHGIELVEGEALFVEPDVVRVNHGYESSRFKFNHCIIATGSTPIEIPGFKWSDRVISSTGALALKEVPKKLVVIGGGYIGIELSSAFAGFGTEVVILEGTPSILPAFEKRLIAPVKKKLKAKGVTVYTEALAKSVEESSTGVKVTAEVKGVLQIFDADYVMVTVGRRPNTKEIGLDLAEVETTDRGLIKVDKQGKTSNDKIYAIGDIVPGLALAHKASYEGKVVAEAISGEPSEVDYRAMPAVVFSDPEIASVGLSEEEAVKKGYEIKTGQFPFAANGRALSLGDPDGFLKLVTRASDGLILGAQIVGTNASDIIAEFGLAIESGMTAEDIALTIHAHPTLGEMAMEAAEVALGKPIHIAK from the coding sequence ATGGTTGTCGGGGAATTCACTACGGAAGTTGACACAATTGTATTAGGAGCAGGACCGGGGGGCTACGTGGCGGCCATCCGTGCTGCACAACTTGGCCAGAAGGTGACAGTCATTGAGCGTGAGTATGTTGGCGGTGTCTGCCTGAACGTTGGCTGTATCCCGTCTAAAGCGCTTATTTCTGCGAGTCATCGCTATGAACAGGTCAAACACTCAGATGCATACGGCATCAAGGCTGAAAATGTATCTCTTGATTTTTTGAAAGTGCAGGAATGGAAGGGACAAGTGGTCGGCCGCCTGACCAGTGGCGTGAAAGGGCTTTTTAAAGCGCATGGTATTGAACTTGTGGAAGGCGAGGCATTGTTTGTCGAACCGGATGTCGTCCGGGTCAATCATGGGTATGAATCATCACGCTTTAAATTTAATCATTGCATCATTGCTACAGGATCAACTCCGATTGAAATTCCCGGATTTAAATGGAGCGATCGGGTGATTTCTTCCACCGGTGCTCTGGCATTGAAAGAAGTACCGAAAAAACTGGTTGTCATCGGCGGTGGATATATCGGCATTGAACTCAGTTCCGCTTTTGCCGGATTTGGCACAGAAGTGGTTATTTTGGAAGGAACACCTTCAATCCTGCCGGCATTTGAAAAGCGGCTGATTGCCCCTGTCAAGAAGAAGCTGAAGGCAAAAGGTGTGACTGTCTACACTGAGGCGCTGGCAAAAAGTGTGGAGGAATCGTCAACCGGTGTAAAAGTAACAGCCGAAGTTAAAGGTGTTCTCCAAATATTTGATGCGGACTATGTCATGGTTACCGTTGGAAGACGGCCGAATACAAAAGAAATCGGTCTTGACCTTGCGGAAGTTGAAACAACAGATCGAGGTCTGATCAAAGTAGACAAACAAGGAAAAACCAGCAATGATAAAATATATGCCATTGGCGACATTGTACCCGGCCTTGCTCTTGCACACAAAGCCTCTTACGAAGGGAAAGTGGTCGCTGAGGCAATCAGCGGAGAACCTTCTGAAGTTGATTACCGGGCAATGCCGGCGGTCGTTTTCTCAGATCCGGAAATTGCTTCAGTCGGCTTATCTGAGGAAGAAGCAGTGAAAAAAGGGTACGAAATAAAAACTGGCCAGTTTCCGTTTGCGGCAAACGGGCGCGCGCTATCGCTTGGTGACCCTGACGGCTTTCTGAAGCTTGTCACCCGTGCGTCAGACGGACTGATCCTTGGCGCCCAGATTGTCGGTACTAATGCAAGCGACATAATTGCGGAATTCGGGCTTGCCATTGAGTCCGGAATGACTGCTGAAGATATCGCTTTGACGATCCATGCCCACCCAACATTGGGCGAAATGGCTATGGAAGCGGCCGAAGTGGCTCTGGGAAAACCCATTCATATTGCTAAGTGA
- a CDS encoding inositol monophosphatase family protein codes for MDHKDWRELHDSVVEWILQAGNKLRSSLSSPLEVSVKTAYNDLVTNMDKTIEQFLIGKIRESYPDSKVISEEGFGDAPENLDGMLWFVDPIDGTLNYVMQKRFFAISIGVYENGKGKAAFVYDVMANELFHCISGFGAYRNQQRLLNLQPIKVEDSLIDLSMSWIKPNRRIDPDILTDIIRRSSGTRAYGAASIELAYVAAGIIDAYFTMRLSPWDYAAGLILIREVGGIATRADGSPINLLSRTSVLTSGRFLHHEIENHIQAQVAAGKFLKEPPQF; via the coding sequence ATGGATCATAAAGATTGGCGTGAACTTCACGATAGCGTAGTTGAGTGGATTCTGCAGGCAGGGAATAAACTGAGGTCTTCCCTTTCATCACCGCTTGAAGTGAGTGTCAAAACAGCCTATAACGATTTAGTGACTAATATGGATAAAACCATAGAGCAGTTTTTGATCGGAAAAATCAGGGAAAGCTACCCTGATAGCAAAGTGATTTCAGAAGAGGGGTTTGGCGATGCCCCTGAGAATCTTGATGGAATGCTCTGGTTTGTTGACCCGATCGACGGCACATTGAACTATGTTATGCAAAAACGCTTCTTTGCCATTTCGATCGGTGTTTATGAAAACGGAAAAGGGAAAGCCGCCTTTGTTTATGATGTTATGGCTAATGAGCTGTTTCATTGCATCAGTGGTTTTGGTGCCTATCGTAATCAGCAAAGGTTATTGAATTTGCAGCCGATAAAAGTTGAAGATTCGCTGATCGATCTCAGCATGTCATGGATCAAACCGAACAGGCGGATTGATCCGGATATTTTAACTGATATTATACGCAGAAGCAGCGGAACAAGAGCTTACGGAGCGGCATCCATCGAACTTGCCTATGTTGCTGCCGGAATCATTGACGCTTATTTTACAATGCGTCTGTCTCCATGGGACTACGCTGCAGGCCTGATCCTGATTCGTGAAGTCGGAGGCATTGCAACAAGGGCTGACGGAAGCCCGATTAATCTGCTATCCCGGACGTCCGTTCTTACGTCAGGCCGTTTTCTGCATCATGAGATTGAAAATCATATCCAGGCGCAGGTGGCCGCGGGAAAATTTCTGAAAGAGCCGCCACAATTCTAA
- a CDS encoding DUF5325 family protein produces MRSLFFFLALLVVVSLIGVGGGIAYGNPLVTLSSVFAVILFMWLGFFVKSRLQKSQKNK; encoded by the coding sequence ATGCGCAGTCTGTTTTTCTTTCTCGCCTTACTCGTCGTTGTTAGCTTAATTGGCGTTGGCGGCGGCATCGCTTACGGCAATCCGCTCGTTACGTTATCCAGCGTTTTTGCCGTAATTTTGTTCATGTGGCTGGGTTTCTTCGTAAAAAGCCGCCTGCAGAAATCCCAGAAGAATAAATAA
- the typA gene encoding translational GTPase TypA: MTKRREELRNIAIIAHVDHGKTTLVDKLLMQSGTFRANQHIQTRAMDSNAIERERGITILAKNTSITYKDHTINIVDTPGHADFGGEVERIMKMVDGVLLLVDAYEGCMPQTRFVLKKALEEHLKPIVVVNKIDKPMARPKEVVDEVIDLFIDLGADESQLEFPVVYTSAVNGVAGTDPEHVDQDMSVVLDMILKEVPAPVDNRDEGLQFQVTMLDYNDYVGRIGIGRIYRGQIKVGEEAALVKNGGKSVENFRITKLFGYHALKRYEIQEASSGDIIAITGISDIDIGDTINDVNKIDPLAPLRIDEPTMKMTFLPNTSPFAGQEGDYVTSRKIEDRLMAEMERDVSLKVESASDSHDSWIVSGRGELHLSILIETLRREGYELSVSKPTVITKEIDGKLCEPYESVQIDVPEEYVGAVIESFGQRKAELKDMRQEQPGQTRLVFMIPSRGLIGYNRQFMADTRGYGIMNHTFDHFAPFIREEIGGRRSGVLISMDQGQTTAYSLAALEERGEMFVAPGVNVYEGMIVGEHNRENDLTVNVTRAKHATNVRSSNKDFTVTLKEPRKMSLEDSLSYLNDDEYCEITPQSVRMRKKILNKGERERYERRGSKIPKFNG, translated from the coding sequence ATGACAAAACGCAGGGAAGAATTAAGAAATATTGCTATTATTGCACATGTCGACCACGGCAAAACGACGCTGGTAGACAAGCTATTGATGCAATCAGGAACATTTCGCGCGAATCAGCACATCCAGACTCGTGCGATGGATTCAAATGCAATTGAACGGGAACGCGGCATTACCATATTAGCCAAAAACACGAGCATCACGTACAAGGATCATACAATAAATATTGTGGACACCCCAGGGCATGCTGATTTTGGCGGCGAAGTTGAGCGCATCATGAAAATGGTTGACGGTGTGCTGCTGCTCGTAGACGCTTATGAAGGCTGCATGCCACAGACACGGTTTGTTTTGAAAAAGGCGCTGGAGGAGCATCTGAAACCAATCGTCGTCGTAAACAAGATTGATAAGCCGATGGCCAGGCCAAAGGAAGTTGTGGATGAAGTCATAGACTTGTTTATTGATCTTGGTGCCGACGAAAGCCAGCTTGAATTCCCGGTTGTCTACACCTCTGCGGTTAACGGTGTAGCAGGAACTGATCCGGAACACGTCGATCAGGATATGAGTGTTGTTCTGGACATGATTCTGAAAGAAGTGCCGGCTCCGGTTGACAATCGCGATGAAGGCCTTCAGTTCCAGGTGACGATGCTCGACTACAATGACTATGTAGGACGTATTGGAATCGGACGTATTTATCGCGGCCAGATTAAGGTCGGCGAAGAAGCCGCTCTTGTAAAAAATGGTGGCAAGAGTGTGGAGAATTTCAGAATTACAAAATTGTTTGGCTATCATGCTTTGAAGAGATATGAAATCCAGGAGGCGTCTTCTGGAGATATTATCGCGATCACCGGTATTTCTGACATTGATATTGGCGATACGATTAATGACGTGAATAAAATCGACCCTCTTGCGCCGCTCCGGATTGATGAACCAACAATGAAAATGACTTTTCTGCCGAATACAAGCCCATTTGCGGGACAGGAAGGGGATTATGTCACTAGCCGGAAGATTGAAGACCGGCTGATGGCTGAAATGGAGCGCGATGTCAGCCTGAAAGTTGAGTCTGCATCAGATTCTCATGATTCCTGGATCGTTTCCGGGCGAGGCGAACTGCATCTTTCAATTTTAATTGAAACTTTGCGTCGTGAAGGATATGAATTATCGGTTTCCAAACCGACAGTCATTACAAAAGAGATTGACGGGAAGCTTTGCGAGCCTTATGAATCAGTACAAATTGACGTTCCGGAAGAGTATGTTGGGGCGGTTATTGAATCGTTTGGCCAGCGCAAAGCTGAACTGAAGGATATGAGGCAGGAGCAGCCGGGGCAGACGCGGCTGGTGTTCATGATCCCTTCGCGCGGCCTGATTGGCTACAATCGCCAGTTCATGGCGGATACTCGCGGATATGGTATTATGAACCATACGTTTGATCACTTTGCCCCATTTATCAGGGAAGAGATCGGCGGGCGCAGGTCCGGTGTGCTTATTTCTATGGATCAGGGCCAGACGACAGCCTATTCACTTGCAGCACTTGAAGAACGCGGCGAAATGTTTGTCGCTCCGGGTGTCAATGTCTACGAAGGAATGATTGTTGGTGAACACAATCGTGAAAATGACCTGACCGTTAACGTAACACGTGCTAAACATGCAACCAACGTTCGTTCGTCAAATAAGGATTTCACAGTTACACTGAAAGAACCAAGAAAAATGTCACTTGAAGACTCGTTATCCTATCTGAACGACGACGAGTATTGTGAAATCACACCTCAAAGTGTCAGAATGCGCAAGAAAATCCTAAATAAGGGTGAACGTGAGCGTTACGAAAGACGGGGAAGCAAAATCCCGAAATTCAACGGTTGA
- a CDS encoding YlaI family protein — MKVKCVLCEKVCHLDDQSPLAKRLRNRPIHTFMCNDCYSRISERTRARWATGKFTLHLPADDKKKLSR; from the coding sequence ATGAAAGTTAAATGCGTGTTATGTGAAAAAGTCTGCCATCTTGATGATCAGTCTCCGCTTGCCAAGCGTCTGAGAAACCGTCCGATTCATACATTCATGTGCAATGACTGTTACAGCAGAATAAGTGAACGGACACGGGCTCGTTGGGCGACGGGCAAATTCACACTCCATCTCCCAGCTGATGATAAAAAAAAATTAAGCCGCTGA
- a CDS encoding DUF1507 family protein, whose amino-acid sequence MVGRREKAYELLQADAQKILKLIGVQMENLTLPQCPLYEEVLDTQMFGLSREIDFAVRLGLVRADEGKELLSSLERQVSALHEASTRK is encoded by the coding sequence ATGGTAGGCCGACGTGAAAAAGCCTACGAATTGCTGCAGGCCGATGCGCAGAAAATTCTGAAGCTGATAGGGGTGCAGATGGAGAATTTGACACTGCCCCAGTGTCCTCTATACGAAGAAGTGCTGGACACGCAAATGTTCGGCCTTTCACGTGAGATTGATTTTGCAGTTCGTTTAGGCCTTGTGCGTGCCGATGAGGGTAAAGAATTATTGAGTTCTTTAGAGAGGCAAGTCTCTGCTCTTCATGAGGCATCAACGCGGAAATAA
- a CDS encoding FtsW/RodA/SpoVE family cell cycle protein, whose product MIKKLFLHYDYSFLVVMMLLISFGMIMIYSAGSVWATLIYKNASPDYFFVRQMIWFVGAAFFGLIGLLVPYQAYRSAVKPLLICSLGLLILLYFAGSTSNNAQSWLNIGFFNLQPSEFVKITIIFYLASVFSNKQKTISKFSTSVAPPLIVVSVFFVIIAKEPDLGTAMIIIAISFAMILCAGLKMKHLIWLMGGSGILVYLYFTKLLSANEAGRFTAAYDPFAVANSTGRQLINSYIAIASGGLLGKGLGRSIEKTGFLPEPQTDFIIAIIGEELGLIGVLFVVLCIAYLVFRGFVTAIRCKDVFGSLLAIGISSMVAVQTLVNLGVATGLLPLTGVPLPFISYGGSSLVVMVFSICVLMNISAFVNMKRTSSTTEGKRENVEAYD is encoded by the coding sequence ATGATTAAAAAGCTTTTTCTGCATTACGATTATTCTTTTCTTGTAGTGATGATGCTCCTGATCAGTTTTGGCATGATCATGATTTACAGTGCCGGTTCAGTATGGGCCACCTTGATTTATAAAAATGCATCGCCGGATTATTTTTTTGTCCGCCAGATGATCTGGTTTGTCGGTGCCGCTTTTTTTGGCTTGATCGGCCTTCTGGTTCCCTACCAGGCTTATCGGTCCGCTGTAAAACCGCTGCTTATTTGTTCGCTGGGCTTGCTCATCCTGCTTTATTTCGCAGGCAGTACGTCAAACAACGCGCAGTCCTGGTTAAATATCGGCTTTTTTAATCTTCAACCGTCGGAATTTGTCAAAATTACGATCATTTTCTATTTGGCATCAGTTTTTTCGAATAAACAAAAGACAATTTCAAAATTTTCGACATCCGTCGCCCCTCCTCTGATTGTTGTGTCTGTTTTTTTTGTTATCATTGCTAAAGAACCGGATTTGGGGACCGCTATGATTATCATTGCCATTTCCTTTGCGATGATTCTTTGCGCCGGGTTAAAAATGAAACATCTTATATGGCTTATGGGCGGAAGCGGTATACTTGTTTATCTTTATTTTACGAAGTTGTTATCAGCCAATGAGGCTGGAAGGTTTACAGCGGCCTATGATCCCTTTGCCGTTGCAAATTCGACAGGACGGCAGCTGATTAATTCTTATATTGCTATTGCATCCGGAGGTCTGCTTGGAAAGGGACTAGGTAGAAGTATTGAAAAAACAGGATTTCTGCCCGAGCCGCAGACAGATTTTATCATCGCGATTATTGGAGAAGAACTGGGCCTGATCGGCGTTCTTTTTGTGGTGCTTTGTATCGCTTATCTGGTTTTTCGTGGATTTGTGACGGCAATCCGCTGTAAAGATGTCTTTGGCAGCCTGCTTGCAATAGGTATTTCCAGCATGGTGGCGGTGCAGACTCTTGTCAATCTGGGCGTTGCGACTGGCTTGCTGCCGCTTACCGGAGTACCTCTGCCGTTCATCAGCTACGGCGGCTCGTCATTGGTTGTTATGGTTTTTTCAATCTGTGTTCTGATGAATATTTCTGCGTTTGTCAATATGAAGAGGACGTCCAGTACAACAGAAGGGAAGAGAGAGAATGTTGAAGCGTACGATTAA
- the pyc gene encoding pyruvate carboxylase, translating to MLKRTIKKLLVANRGEIAIRICRACNELGIRTVAIYSKEDIGSYHRYKADESYLVGKDKKPIEAYLDIEGIIEIAKAHQVDAIHPGYGFLSENAEFAGRCKEEGIIFVGPKSEHLVTFGDKSAAREAAVSAGIPVIPGSGGPVKSVDEVKAFGAEHGYPIIIKAVLGGGGRGMRIVRSENSVDEAYARASSEAKQTFGKEDVYVEKYLDNPRHIEVQVIADDSGETVHLYERDCSVQRRHQKVVEVAPSRGLGEKLRLEICEAAVNLMKSVHYLNAGTVEFLVVPTGSFYFIEVNPRVQVEHTITELITGIDIVQSQIFIAEGYGLHEDPVLIPEQKEIHTYGYAIQCRVTTEDPANNFMPDTGKIVAYRSGGGFGVRLDAGNAFTGSVITPYYDSLLVKLSTLAMTFKGAAAKMLRNLKEFRIRGIKTNIPFLINVVQHPAFLSGNVSTTFIDETPELFSFEKSLDRGTKMLTYIGNITINGYPGIQKNKKPVFDAPPIPEIKLSDRFPSGTKQILEQLGAEGISKWILEQPHVLLTDTTFRDAHQSLLATRMRSKDIVRVAAQTAHLLPNLFSEEAWGGATFDTAYRFLREDPWARLRAIRQKMPNILLQMLLRGSNAVGYKNYPDNLIKAFVSEAAKEGVDVFRVFDSLNWLEGMRVSMEAVIESGKIAEGTMCYTGDILDGARTKYNLEYYKKLAKDMESAGAHILGIKDMAGLLKPEAAYRLISELKDTVSIPIHLHTHDTSGNGVYTYVRAIDAGVDIVDVAVEALAGMTSQPSANSVYYALGSHERKPDIAISALESLSHYWEKVRQYYFPFESGMKTSNAEIYKLEMPGGQYSNLRQQAIAVGLGERFEEVKDMYRRVNLLFGDIVKVTPSSKVVGDMTLYMVQNNLSEDDVFERGEKLDFPDSVVNFFMGELGQPYRGFPRELQSIILKGKKPLTDRPGKFLDPVDFNEIKGTLEEKFDRKFAACEVLSEALYPKVYTDYLHFCETYGRIGVLGTPTFFYGLRLGEEVAVNIEEGKTLIVKLISIGHPQKDGMRTCYFELNGQPREVSIKDMNVQSTDVAHAKADKNNPDQIGASMPGTVVKVLVSSGERVKKGDHLLVTEAMKMETTVQAPNDGTIKKVYVGENDVIETGDLMIELK from the coding sequence ATGTTGAAGCGTACGATTAAAAAACTGCTTGTTGCCAATCGCGGTGAGATAGCGATTCGTATCTGCCGTGCGTGCAATGAACTGGGTATCCGGACAGTTGCCATATATTCCAAGGAAGATATTGGTTCCTATCACCGCTATAAAGCGGATGAGTCTTACCTTGTCGGTAAAGATAAAAAACCGATCGAAGCCTATCTGGATATTGAAGGCATCATCGAGATCGCCAAAGCGCACCAAGTAGATGCCATTCATCCCGGGTACGGTTTTCTTTCTGAAAACGCAGAATTTGCCGGACGCTGCAAGGAGGAGGGCATTATCTTTGTCGGGCCGAAATCTGAACATCTGGTAACCTTTGGTGATAAGTCTGCAGCCAGAGAAGCAGCTGTCAGTGCAGGGATACCGGTTATTCCCGGTTCGGGCGGGCCGGTTAAGTCTGTGGATGAGGTAAAGGCTTTTGGCGCGGAACATGGCTACCCGATCATTATAAAAGCCGTTCTTGGCGGCGGTGGACGCGGCATGCGTATTGTCCGCAGTGAAAATAGTGTGGATGAAGCTTATGCCCGTGCTTCTTCTGAAGCGAAACAGACTTTTGGTAAAGAAGACGTCTACGTTGAAAAGTATTTGGATAATCCCCGCCATATAGAAGTTCAGGTCATTGCCGATGATTCCGGAGAAACAGTGCATCTTTACGAGAGGGACTGCTCGGTGCAGCGCCGCCATCAGAAAGTTGTCGAAGTTGCTCCGAGCCGTGGGCTTGGAGAAAAACTGCGCCTCGAAATATGTGAAGCTGCCGTAAACCTGATGAAAAGCGTTCATTATCTCAATGCCGGGACCGTCGAATTTCTAGTTGTTCCGACGGGAAGCTTTTACTTTATCGAAGTAAACCCGCGCGTTCAAGTTGAACACACGATCACTGAATTGATCACAGGCATTGATATCGTTCAATCTCAAATATTTATTGCTGAAGGGTACGGCCTTCATGAAGATCCGGTTCTCATTCCGGAGCAGAAAGAAATCCACACATACGGCTATGCCATCCAGTGCCGGGTAACGACAGAAGACCCTGCCAATAACTTCATGCCGGATACCGGTAAGATTGTTGCTTACCGAAGCGGTGGCGGTTTCGGAGTCCGGCTTGATGCCGGCAACGCTTTTACGGGATCGGTGATCACGCCCTACTATGATTCCTTACTTGTGAAGCTTTCTACTCTGGCGATGACTTTCAAAGGTGCTGCGGCAAAAATGCTTCGCAATCTTAAAGAGTTCCGGATTAGAGGAATAAAAACCAATATTCCCTTTTTGATCAATGTGGTCCAGCATCCCGCTTTTCTTTCAGGAAACGTATCGACAACGTTTATTGATGAGACTCCTGAGCTTTTCTCATTTGAAAAGAGCCTCGACCGCGGGACTAAAATGCTGACTTATATTGGCAATATTACAATCAACGGTTATCCTGGTATACAAAAAAATAAGAAACCGGTGTTTGATGCGCCGCCGATTCCCGAGATCAAGCTGTCTGATCGCTTTCCATCCGGTACAAAACAAATTTTGGAACAGCTGGGTGCTGAGGGTATATCAAAGTGGATTCTGGAGCAACCGCATGTCCTGTTGACAGATACAACCTTCAGGGACGCGCATCAGAGTCTTCTTGCAACAAGAATGCGCAGTAAGGACATTGTCCGTGTAGCGGCGCAGACCGCCCATTTGCTGCCTAACCTGTTTTCTGAAGAAGCATGGGGCGGGGCGACTTTTGATACGGCTTATCGTTTCCTGCGTGAAGATCCTTGGGCCAGACTTCGGGCAATACGCCAAAAAATGCCGAATATCCTTCTGCAGATGCTGCTTCGCGGGTCGAATGCCGTCGGTTATAAAAACTATCCCGATAACCTGATTAAAGCTTTTGTCAGTGAAGCTGCCAAAGAAGGCGTAGATGTTTTTCGCGTGTTTGACAGCCTGAACTGGCTGGAGGGCATGCGCGTCTCAATGGAGGCAGTCATTGAAAGCGGAAAGATCGCCGAAGGGACGATGTGCTATACAGGCGATATACTCGATGGGGCACGGACAAAATATAATCTTGAATATTATAAAAAACTGGCTAAAGACATGGAGTCAGCCGGTGCCCACATTCTGGGCATCAAGGATATGGCCGGGCTGCTGAAACCGGAAGCTGCCTACCGCCTCATTTCTGAACTGAAAGATACTGTTTCGATACCGATTCACCTCCATACACATGACACAAGCGGAAACGGGGTCTACACTTATGTCCGCGCCATTGATGCGGGCGTAGATATTGTCGATGTCGCAGTCGAAGCTCTTGCCGGCATGACTTCCCAGCCGAGTGCAAACTCGGTTTACTATGCACTTGGCAGTCATGAACGGAAACCGGATATAGCTATTTCCGCCCTTGAATCACTCAGCCACTACTGGGAAAAGGTTCGCCAATATTATTTTCCTTTTGAGAGCGGCATGAAGACATCGAATGCTGAAATTTATAAATTGGAAATGCCCGGCGGCCAATACAGCAACCTTCGTCAGCAGGCCATTGCTGTCGGACTGGGGGAGAGGTTTGAAGAAGTCAAGGACATGTACCGACGCGTCAATCTTCTTTTCGGCGATATTGTCAAAGTCACCCCGTCATCGAAGGTCGTCGGTGATATGACGCTTTATATGGTCCAGAATAACCTAAGCGAAGATGATGTTTTTGAACGGGGAGAAAAGCTGGACTTTCCAGATTCTGTCGTCAACTTTTTCATGGGAGAGCTTGGACAGCCTTATCGGGGCTTCCCAAGAGAATTGCAAAGTATTATTCTGAAGGGCAAAAAGCCACTGACCGACCGTCCGGGAAAATTTTTGGATCCTGTTGATTTCAACGAAATCAAGGGAACACTGGAGGAAAAATTCGATCGGAAATTTGCTGCGTGTGAAGTGCTTTCCGAAGCACTTTATCCAAAGGTTTATACGGATTATCTCCACTTCTGCGAGACTTACGGGAGAATCGGTGTGCTTGGGACACCCACTTTTTTTTACGGTTTGCGGTTGGGTGAGGAAGTTGCCGTAAATATTGAAGAAGGAAAAACGCTGATTGTCAAACTGATTTCGATCGGCCATCCGCAGAAAGACGGCATGCGTACATGTTATTTTGAACTTAATGGCCAGCCGCGTGAAGTGTCGATCAAAGATATGAATGTGCAGTCGACCGACGTGGCGCATGCTAAAGCTGATAAAAATAATCCGGATCAGATCGGGGCTTCCATGCCGGGAACAGTCGTGAAGGTTCTTGTTTCTTCCGGTGAACGTGTGAAAAAGGGCGATCACTTGCTTGTTACTGAAGCGATGAAAATGGAAACAACTGTTCAGGCGCCCAATGACGGCACAATTAAGAAGGTTTACGTTGGAGAGAATGACGTGATTGAGACTGGGGATCTGATGATTGAACTGAAATGA